In one window of Cellulophaga sp. HaHa_2_95 DNA:
- a CDS encoding ABC transporter permease produces MIRLLQIEFIKLWNNRASKFLIFAYFTLILCMALIAMIRIDRPPIVFNIADQGIFNFPYIWHLNTWIASWLKLFFAIVIVSMTANEYSNKTIKQNLIDGLSKKEFLMSKFLMVISFSILSTIFVFLVSLVLGLLYSDFTEISIIFSDLSYFLGYFVKLVGFFSMCLFLGLLVKRSAFALGFLILWWGIFENLIIRFFAWWLFGKEGSEKVMHFMPLEAMSNLIVEPITKFKAVKSLSTQLGANLSIDYAVHWYNILIVLGWTAIFIYLSYALLKKRDL; encoded by the coding sequence ATGATACGTTTATTACAAATAGAATTTATAAAACTTTGGAATAATAGAGCTAGTAAATTTTTAATATTTGCCTACTTCACACTAATTTTATGTATGGCGCTAATTGCTATGATTCGCATAGATAGACCTCCAATAGTTTTTAATATTGCCGATCAAGGTATTTTTAATTTTCCCTACATCTGGCATTTAAATACGTGGATAGCATCTTGGTTAAAATTATTTTTTGCTATAGTAATTGTTTCTATGACTGCCAATGAATACAGTAACAAAACAATTAAGCAAAATTTAATTGATGGCTTGTCTAAAAAAGAATTTCTTATGAGCAAATTCTTAATGGTAATTAGCTTTTCTATCTTATCTACAATTTTCGTTTTTCTTGTCTCTCTTGTATTAGGGTTGCTCTATTCTGATTTTACTGAAATTAGTATCATTTTCTCGGATTTAAGCTATTTTTTAGGCTACTTTGTAAAGCTCGTTGGCTTTTTTAGTATGTGCTTATTTCTTGGTTTATTGGTAAAAAGATCAGCATTCGCTCTTGGATTTTTAATTCTATGGTGGGGAATTTTTGAAAACTTAATTATCCGATTTTTTGCATGGTGGCTTTTTGGAAAAGAAGGATCAGAAAAAGTTATGCATTTTATGCCTTTAGAAGCAATGTCAAACTTAATCGTTGAGCCCATTACAAAATTTAAAGCGGTAAAATCATTAAGCACACAATTAGGTGCCAATTTATCAATAGATTATGCCGTGCATTGGTATAATATCTTAATTGTCTTAGGCTGGACCGCAATTTTCATCTATTTATCCTACGCATTATTAAAGAAAAGAGATTTGTAG
- a CDS encoding ABC transporter ATP-binding protein, protein MNTILTVSNLTKKFGPLVAVNNLSFTIEKGNVYGILGPNGSGKSTTLGIVLNVVNRTAGEFSWFNGATTTHDALKKVGAIIERPNFYPYMTAIQNLKLVCKIKEVPTAKIAEKLELVGLLDRKDSKFKTYSLGMKQRLAIASALLNDPEILILDEPTNGLDPQGIHQIREIIKKIASQGTTILLASHLLDEVEKVCSHVVILQKGVKLYAGSVDQMLASFGFFELKTSQEQNLITYLEKDARFSSIKNEDGLITAYPKEDLSAEELNKTLFEKGIILSHLSKRKESLEEQFLTLTKNAKN, encoded by the coding sequence TTGAACACCATCCTTACTGTCTCCAATCTTACAAAAAAATTTGGGCCCCTTGTCGCCGTCAATAATTTATCATTTACCATAGAAAAGGGAAATGTATATGGCATTTTAGGACCCAATGGTAGTGGTAAGTCTACCACACTAGGAATCGTGCTAAACGTGGTAAACAGAACAGCAGGAGAATTTAGCTGGTTTAATGGAGCAACAACAACGCATGATGCTTTAAAAAAGGTGGGTGCTATTATAGAGCGACCAAATTTTTATCCGTACATGACGGCAATCCAAAACTTAAAATTGGTCTGCAAGATTAAAGAAGTGCCGACAGCTAAAATTGCAGAAAAACTTGAATTAGTCGGACTCCTAGACCGTAAAGACAGTAAGTTTAAAACTTATTCTTTAGGAATGAAGCAACGTTTAGCCATAGCTTCTGCCCTACTTAATGATCCTGAAATACTAATTTTAGATGAACCTACCAACGGCTTAGATCCGCAAGGAATACATCAAATTAGAGAAATTATAAAAAAAATAGCCTCACAAGGAACTACTATTTTATTAGCATCGCATCTTCTTGATGAGGTCGAGAAAGTGTGTAGTCATGTGGTCATCCTTCAAAAAGGAGTGAAATTATATGCTGGAAGTGTTGATCAAATGCTAGCTAGTTTCGGGTTTTTTGAACTTAAAACATCGCAAGAACAAAACCTTATAACGTATTTAGAAAAGGATGCAAGATTCAGTAGTATAAAAAATGAAGATGGTTTAATTACCGCTTACCCCAAGGAAGATCTATCTGCAGAGGAGTTAAATAAAACGCTATTCGAAAAAGGCATTATCCTTTCTCACTTATCCAAACGTAAAGAAAGTCTCGAAGAGCAGTTCTTAACACTGACTAAAAATGCGAAAAACTAA